Proteins from a genomic interval of Oxyura jamaicensis isolate SHBP4307 breed ruddy duck chromosome 10, BPBGC_Ojam_1.0, whole genome shotgun sequence:
- the SNAPC5 gene encoding snRNA-activating protein complex subunit 5: MLSRLQELRKEEETLLRVKAALHDQLTRLKVEELALQSMIRSREEDAAVPAAAAADSQETLGQMDNEAAINQTELQLSLQDHEEEEEEEEESDS; this comes from the exons aTGCTGAGCCGCCTGCAGGAGCTGCGCAAGGAGGAGGAGACGCTGCTGCGGGTGAAGGCGGCGCTGCACGACCAGCTCACCCGCCTCAAG GTGGAAGAGCTGGCGCTGCAGTCGATGATCAGGTCCAGGGAGGAGGACGCGGCCGTCCCGGCGGCAGCCGCTGCGGACAGCCAGGAG ACTCTTGGGCAGATGGACAATGAGGCTGCTATCAATCAAACTGAATTACAGCTAAGTCTTCAAGAtcatgaagaggaagaagaagaggaggaggaatcagattcttga
- the RPL4 gene encoding 60S ribosomal protein L4 translates to MGGHGNPSATKESPGVGRDGRRRRSPGGLRGLRAAGGGVQGGDRSRGRGRGRSREPGGASGGGGRARKDTAGSEAAAPRPSFSGCAEAATGGSTRGSAAALMACARPLISVYSEKGEASGKNVTLPAVFKAPIRPDVVNFVHTNLRKNNRQPYAVSELAGHQTSAESWGTGRAVARIPRVRGGGTHRSGQGAFGNMCRGGRMFAPTKTWRRWHRRVNTTQKRYAICSALAASALPALVMSKGHRIEEIPELPLVVEDKVESYKKTKEAVLLLKKLKAWNDIKKVYASQRMRAGKGKMRNRRRIQRRGPCIIYNEDNGIIKAFRNIPGITLLDVNKLNLLRLAPGGHVGRFCIWTESAFRKLDDLYGTWRKPATLKSDYNLPMHKMTNTDLGRILRSQEIQKALRPPKKKIHRRVLKKNPLKNLRIMIKLNPYAKTMRRNTILRHAQNHKLKEEKKAKAKVTAKAKVSAKAQTKGKAAAKAPAKEAAKAQAEA, encoded by the exons ATGGGCGGTCACGGGAATCCCTCCGCCACAAAAGAGTCCCCCGGTGTGGGACGTGACGGGCGGCGACGGAGGTCCCCGGGGGGGCTCAGAGGGCTCCGTGCGGCGGGTGGCGGGGTGCAGGGAGGGGACCGGAGCCGAGGCCGGGGCCGAGGCCGCAGCCGGGAGCCGGGCGGTGCCTCCGGGGGCGGCGGGCGAGCGAGGAAGGACACGGCTGGTAGCGAAGCAGCGGCGCCACGTCCTTCCTTTTCCGGTTGTGCTGAGGCGGCGACAGGCGGCAGCACGAGGGGCTCCGCCGCTGCCCTCATG gcttGCGCTCGACCGTTAATATCTGTCTACTCCGAGAAGGGAGAAGCATCAGGGAAAAATGTCACCCTGCCTGCCGTGTTCAAGGCTCCCATTCGCCCTGATGTCGTGAACTTCGTTCACACCAATTTGCGCAAGAACAACAGGCAGCCCTATGCCGTCAGTGAACTCGCAG GTCATCAGACCAGTGCCGAGTCTTGGGGCACTGGGAGAGCCGTTGCTCGTATTCCTCGAGTACGAGGTGGCGGAACTCACCGCTCCGGCCAAGGTGCTTTTGGGAAC ATGTGTCGTGGAGGCCGCATGTTTGCCCCTACCAAGACTTGGCGACGCTGGCACCGCAGAGTGAACACAACTCAAAAGCGTTACGCCATCTGTTCCGCGCTGGCAGCGTCGGCTCTTCCAGCACTGGTCATGTCTAAAG GCCACCGCATTGAGGAGATTCCAGAACTTCCTCTGGTGGTTGAGGACAAAGTTGAGagttacaagaaaacaaaggaagctGTTCTTCTTCTTAAGAAGCTTAAAGCTTGGAATGACATCAAAAAG gTTTATGCCTCTCAGCGTATGCGGGCTGGAAAGGGTAAAATGAGGAATCGCCGTCGCATCCAGCGTCGGGGACCCTGCATCATTTACAACGAGGACAATGGAATCATTAAAGCTTTCCGGAATATCCCAG GAATTACTCTGCTGGATGTGAACAAGCTGAATCTGCTGAGACTTGCTCCTGGTGGCCACGTTGGGCGTTTCTGCATTTGGACTGAGAGTGCCTTCCGCAAGCTGGACGATTTATACGGCACCTGGCGCAAACCTGCTACTCTGAAGAGCGACTATAA CCTGCCTATGCATAAGATGACCAATACGGACCTTGGAAGAATCCTGAGAAGCCAGGAAATCCAGAAGGCGCTGCGTCCTCCGAA gaaaaagaTTCACCGTAGAGTCCTGAAGAAGAATCCACTGAAGAATCTGAGAATCATGATCAAGTTGAACCCGTACGCCAAAACCATGCGACGCAACACCATCCTGCGCCATGCTCAAAAT cACAAACtcaaggaggagaagaaagccaAGGCCAAGGTCACAGCTAAGGCCAAGGTCTCTGCTAAGGCCCAGACCAAAGGCAAGGCTGCAGCAAAAGCTCCGGCGAAGGAGGCAGCGAAGGCCCAGGCTGAAGCGTAA